A window from Theobroma cacao cultivar B97-61/B2 chromosome 3, Criollo_cocoa_genome_V2, whole genome shotgun sequence encodes these proteins:
- the LOC18606252 gene encoding zinc finger protein ZAT9, with amino-acid sequence MEKHKCKLCARTFSNGRALGGHMKGHLATHPLPPKTTQHQLGDRAESASSSSSSSGEEQELQEEKSREVVEEKSLVYGLRENPRKSFRFADPEFSFAVDSGSVVQDRESETESRNPTRRRSKRNRQVGTNITTDEIKKPKLLRKPSLVESPTEPEPVSSVSDTSPEEDVAMCLMLLSRDVWKTKNAEQKSVELLEESEEIDLNNKSELSKKIRGKYRCGNCKKVFRSYDTLDEHKRVCCETKNAGKVAAAAVVANDKIFQCPFCYRVFGSGQALGGHKRSHLLAAASSSNAAAANSTKFDNKLIDLNLPAPSEDDEFSVVSDA; translated from the coding sequence ATGGAGAAGCACAAATGCAAGCTCTGTGCTCGAACTTTCTCTAATGGCAGAGCTTTAGGAGGTCACATGAAAGGTCACTTAGCCACTCATCCACTGCCCCCAAAGACGACCCAGCACCAACTCGGTGACCGTGCTGAGTcagcttcttcttcatcttcttcatcagGTGAAGAGCAAGAGctacaagaagagaaaagcAGAGAAGTAGTTGAAGAGAAATCTTTGGTTTACGGGTTAAGAGAGAATCCCAGGAAGAGTTTCAGGTTTGCAGATCCTGAATTCTCTTTTGCAGTAGATTCAGGGTCCGTTGTCCAAGATAGAGAAAGTGAGACTGAGTCAAGAAACCCAACTCGGAGACGATCCAAGAGAAACCGGCAGGTGGGTACTAATATAACAACAGACGAAATCAAGAAACCAAAGTTGTTGAGGAAACCCAGTTTGGTCGAGTCACCGACTGAGCCAGAACCGGTGAGTTCTGTTTCTGATACTTCTCCTGAAGAAGATGTTGCTATGTGTCTTATGCTGCTTTCAAGAGATGTTTGGAAAACAAAGAATGCAGAACAAAAATCAGTTGAGTTGTTGGAAGAATCAGAAGAGATCGACTTGAACAACAAGAGTGAGTTAAGCAAGAAGATTCGTGGGAAGTATCGATGTGGGAATTGTAAGAAAGTATTTCGATCTTATGATACATTGGATGAACATAAAAGAGTTTGCTGTGAAACCAAAAATGCAGGTAAagttgctgctgctgctgttgtTGCTAACGACAAGATATTTCAGTGTCCATTTTGTTACAGAGTGTTTGGGTCAGGACAGGCACTCGGCGGTCACAAGAGATCTCATTTGCTTGCTGCTGCTTCTTCTTCAAATGCGGCTGCTGCAAATTCTACTAAATTTGACAACAAGTTGATAGATCTAAACTTGCCTGCTCCATCCGAAGATGATGAGTTTAGTGTGGTATCAGATGCATAA
- the LOC18606248 gene encoding uncharacterized protein LOC18606248, with translation MEDPNSSVPNNNPNDMYPDGIFNFLDFENLVEDLTTQDISVLSSFSIHDPSSEEIANDTIDPLDDPVIRDFYNERNAGTSQAGFFGLSGVMNNPTEKNMGTESLNFENSMPLSVWPIEPVPFGCSCCQVLREIVHTNGINVTKLEIHGRLGIICHAILTDRSGSTNAVAPDHQYQMFDFCKKSIEYVKQFLSQYCFHRSQTGYVIVQDPLSGFYEALCVGFLWDENFNNGDFMQPSSSHAGGFRMDQAGNSNNQGKHPKPSLSIQRERTRNLTLKDIEKYFHLPIEEAARRLDLSVTVLKKICRKYGVLRWPHRKIQSMEKQIVFWTGKLNSNDPEERDRAAKIILKLQRGIAKIREGAR, from the exons ATGGAAGATCCAAATTCCAGTGTTCCCAATAATAATCCGAATGACATGTACCCGGATGGAATTTTTAACTTTCTGGACTTTGAAAATCTAGTTGAGGACTTAACCACTCAGGATATATCCGTGTTAAGTTCCTTTTCAATTCATGATCCGTCCAGTGAGGAAATTGCCAATGATACTATTGATCCTTTAGATGATCCTGTCATCCGGGATTTCTATAATGAGCGTAATGCGGGGACTTCTCAAGCGGGGTTTTTCGGGCTTTCTGGGGTAATGAATAATCCAACAGAAAAAAATATGGGAACAGAAAGCTTAAATTTTGAGAATTCAATGCCACTTTCAGTTTGGCCAATTGAACCGGTCCCATTTGGTTGCAGTTGTTGCCAAGTACTAAGAGAAATCGTTCACACTAATG GCATTAATGTTACCAAACTTGAGATTCATGGAAGACTTGGAATAATCTGTCATGCTATTCTTACTGATCGATCGGGTAGTACTAATGCTGTTGCTCCAGACCATCAGTATCAAATGTTCGA TTTCTGCAAAAAGAGCATTGAGTATGTGAAGCAGTTTCTAAGTCAGTATTGCTTCCATCGAAGCCAAACCGGATACGTCATCGTTCAGGATCCACTCTCAGGTTTCTATGAGGCCTTATGCGTGGGGTTTCTTTGGgatgaaaatttcaataatgGCGACTTCATGCAACCATCTTCGTCACATGCAG GGGGGTTCCGCATGGACCAAGCAGGAAACAGCAATAACCAAGGGAAACATCCCAAGCCCTCCCTGTCAATACAG AGGGAGAGAACCAGAAATCTGACCTTGAAAGATATAGAAAAATACTTCCATCTGCCCATTGAGGAGGCAGCCAGGAGGTTGGACTTGTCTGTCACTGTATTGAAGAAGATATGCCGCAAATATGGCGTGTTAAGATGGCCCCATAGAAAG ATTCAAAGCATGGAGAAGCAAATAGTCTTTTGGACTGGTAAACTAAATTCAAATGATCCTGAAGAAAGGGATCGTGCTGCAAAAATAATCCTGAAACTGCAACGAGGGATAGCCAAAATTCGTGAGGGAGCTAGATGA
- the LOC18606251 gene encoding WAT1-related protein At5g47470 isoform X2, translating into MVVYIKRDILEDVAIIGGLVGVQFVYAGNSLLLGYLMSLGLSPFTIIIFFTLSTFIILTPFAVYFERSKWPKQLTLKFITQLVLISFGGVTLFQCLFLKGINLTSPAMATAMPNLAPGLIFIIAWTCRLEKVALSCLYGKVKIVGTLMCVVGALTMSLMQSAVSSKDARIIAPPTDDVVFDKNKIIGCMYLMAAVLVLSSNVVLQATTLGDFPAPMSLCAITSLIGVIITAMVQLVEDHQLKLGWPLVSVKDLIAFSLLGGTVGGACVSFNGWAMRKRGPVLVSMFSPIGTVISVILSFVTLGETISLGSLAGMFLMFTGLYFVLWAKGKEVFSDGNGLEKA; encoded by the exons ATGGTGGTGTACATCAAGAGAGATATCCTTGAAGATGTGGCGATAATTGGAGGATTGGTAGGGGTGCAATTTGTGTATGCAGGGAACTCACTTTTACTTGGTTATCTTATGTCCCTTGGCCTCAGCCCTTTCAccattattattttcttcacCCTTTCCACCTTCATTATTCTCACTCCTTTTGCTGTTTATTTTGAAAG GAGCAAATGGCCCAAACAATTGACCTTGAAGTTTATAACTCAGCTGGTTTTGATCTCCTTCGGAGG AGTTACTCTGTTCCAATGCCTATTCCTCAAGGGGATTAATCTAACTTCACCAGCAATGGCAACAGCCATGCCAAACCTTGCTCCAGGCCTTATCTTCATAATTGCTTGGACTTGCAG GCTAGAAAAAGTTGCTCTAAGTTGCCTATACGGTAAAGTAAAGATTGTAGGCACATTGATGTGTGTGGTAGGTGCCCTTACAATGAGCTTAATGCAGAGCGCTGTCTCATCAAAAGATGCAAGGATTATAGCTCCTCCGACTGACGATGTCGTTTTcgacaaaaataaaatcatcgGTTGCATGTACCTCATGGCAGCGGTATTGGTTCTATCCAGCAACGTAGTCTTGCAG GCGACAACATTGGGTGACTTTCCTGCTCCGATGTCTTTGTGTGCCATAACATCATTAATTGGAGTGATTATAACTGCAATGGTGCAGCTGGTCGAAGATCATCAATTAAAATTGGGTTGGCCCCTTGTTAGCGTTAAGGACCTAATCGCCTTTTCTCTACTG GGAGGTACTGTGGGCGGAGCATGTGTAAGCTTCAACGGATGGGCAATGAGGAAGAGGGGACCGGTTCTTGTCTCAATGTTCAGCCCCATTGGAACAGTCATCTCAGTCATTCTCTCTTTTGTTACTTTAGGGGAGACAATTTCATTAGGAAG CCTTGCTGGAATGTTCCTCATGTTCACCGGTCTCTACTTCGTCTTGTGGGCTAAAGGAAAAGAAGTTTTCTCGGATGGGAATGGCCTGGAAA AAGCTTGA
- the LOC18606249 gene encoding putative pentatricopeptide repeat-containing protein At5g47460, giving the protein MQRSLLRRVQNYQPKQWHSYNLQSNHLIGTNLPSQNNNASNNVPKQNFETWLTLISTLAEGGTDMDLTLHKVAKLLRSGIKPNDYSLVHLVRVSTDLDYDSYCQQLHCYILKSGFVSNVFVSNALMRFYRRIDLPCQAGKLFVEIPQPSVISWNTLISGYVQFGQFRKALGLFLKLQRSDICSNEYSFTVALAACGQLGFLHLGKSIHSNILKFGLECGIIVGNCLIDTYGKCGAVDDAVLVFHSMIDKDVISWNSVLAACARNGKLEEAFSFWRQMPLRDTISYNELISGIAQFGNINDAIDILFNMPNPNSSSWTSIMTGYVNRNRAREALQFFSKMHSNEVELDEFSFSIILSGIAGLSALTWGMLIHCCTIKCGLDTSVVVGSALIDMYSKCGRVKSTESMFQSLPKKNLVTWNAMISGYAHNGDSTKVIQLFELLKRERDLKPDAITFLNVLAACSHNGTPLQEVYQYFESMINDYGIKPTVEHCCSMIRLMGQGGEIWRAERMIYDLEFGSCDVVWRALLGACGVCKDLKVAKIAAAKVIELDGSNDYAYVMMSNIFAHFHKWAEMSVMRKLMRDKRVIKEAGCSWIEMENVELNSST; this is encoded by the coding sequence ATGCAAAGATCTCTGTTGAGGAGAGTCCAAAACTACCAGCCCAAGCAATGGCACTCATATAATCTCCAATCGAATCACCTTATTGGCACAAATCTCCCCTCCCAAAACAACAATGCCAGCAACAACGTTCCAaagcaaaattttgaaacatgGCTTACTCTCATTTCAACCCTTGCCGAAGGTGGCACCGACATGGACCTTACCTTACATAAGGTGGCAAAACTTCTCCGCTCCGGGATTAAACCAAATGACTACTCCCTAGTTCACCTAGTTCGGGTCTCAACGGACCTGGACTATGACTCTTATTGCCAACAGCTTCATTGCTACATTTTAAAATCTGGATTTGTCTCCAATGTCTTTGTTTCTAACGCTTTGATGAGGTTTTATAGGAGGATTGACTTGCCATGTCAAGCAGGTAAGCTGTTTGTTGAAATTCCTCAACCGAGTGTCATTTCCTGGAACACTTTGATTTCTGGGTATGTTCAATTTGGGCAGTTTCGTAAAGCTTTGGGGTTGTTTCTTAAGCTTCAAAGGTCTGATATTTGCAGCAATGAATACTCATTTACCGTGGCTTTAGCTGCTTGTGGTCAACTGGGGTTTTTGCATCTAGGCAAATCAATTCACTCcaacattttgaaatttggCTTGGAATGTGGCATTATTGTTGGGAATTGCTTGATTGATACGTATGGGAAATGTGGGGCTGTGGACGATGCCGTTTTGGTGTTTCATAGCATGATTGATAAGGATGTTATTTCATGGAATTCAGTCTTAGCAGCGTGTGCCAGAAATGGAAAGCTTGAAGAAGCCTTCAGTTTTTGGCGCCAAATGCCTCTCCGTGATACAATATCTTACAATGAACTTATTAGTGGTATTGCTCAGTTTGGCAACATAAATGATGcaattgatattttatttaatatgcCGAACCCAAATTCATCTTCATGGACTTCAATAATGACAGGATATGTTAATAGAAATCGAGCACGGGAGGCTCTACAGTTTTTCAGTAAAATGCACTCTAATGAAGTTGAACTGGATGAGTTCTCGTTTTCAATAATTCTAAGTGGGATTGCAGGTCTCTCGGCTTTAACATGGGGAATGCTGATCCATTGTTGTACGATAAAGTGTGGTTTGGATACTTCTGTTGTGGTGGGAAGTGCTCTCATTGACATGTACTCCAAATGTGGGCGGGTTAAGAGCACTGAGTCTATGTTTCAGTCTTTACCTAAAAAGAATTTGGTAACCTGGAATGCTATGATCTCTGGTTATGCTCACAATGGTGATTCAACGAAAGTGATCCAGCTTTTTGAGCTGCTGAAAAGGGAAAGGGATTTGAAACCTGATGCGATCACATTTCTTAATGTCTTAGCTGCATGTTCACATAACGGGACACCACTGCAAGAGGTGTATCAGTACTTTGAATCAATGATCAATGATTATGGTATTAAACCTACTGTTGAGCATTGTTGTTCTATGATTCGGCTAATGGGTCAAGGAGGAGAGATCTGGAGAGCTGAGAGGATGATATATGACCTGGAATTTGGGTCATGTGATGTGGTTTGGAGGGCTTTGCTTGGTGCTTGTGGAGTTTGCAAGGATTTGAAGGTCGCAAAGATTGCAGCTGCAAAAGTAATTGAATTGGATGGTAGCAATGATTATGCTTATGTAATGATGTCTAACATTTTTGCACACTTTCACAAATGGGCGGAGATGAGTGTGATGAGAAAGCTCATGAGAGATAAAAGAGTGATAAAAGAAGCTGGTTGTAGTTGGATTGAAATGGAAAACGTCGAGTTAAATTCATCTACATAG
- the LOC18606251 gene encoding WAT1-related protein At5g47470 isoform X1, giving the protein MVVYIKRDILEDVAIIGGLVGVQFVYAGNSLLLGYLMSLGLSPFTIIIFFTLSTFIILTPFAVYFERSKWPKQLTLKFITQLVLISFGGVTLFQCLFLKGINLTSPAMATAMPNLAPGLIFIIAWTCRLEKVALSCLYGKVKIVGTLMCVVGALTMSLMQSAVSSKDARIIAPPTDDVVFDKNKIIGCMYLMAAVLVLSSNVVLQATTLGDFPAPMSLCAITSLIGVIITAMVQLVEDHQLKLGWPLVSVKDLIAFSLLGGTVGGACVSFNGWAMRKRGPVLVSMFSPIGTVISVILSFVTLGETISLGSLAGMFLMFTGLYFVLWAKGKEVFSDGNGLESEFDPEKPLLS; this is encoded by the exons ATGGTGGTGTACATCAAGAGAGATATCCTTGAAGATGTGGCGATAATTGGAGGATTGGTAGGGGTGCAATTTGTGTATGCAGGGAACTCACTTTTACTTGGTTATCTTATGTCCCTTGGCCTCAGCCCTTTCAccattattattttcttcacCCTTTCCACCTTCATTATTCTCACTCCTTTTGCTGTTTATTTTGAAAG GAGCAAATGGCCCAAACAATTGACCTTGAAGTTTATAACTCAGCTGGTTTTGATCTCCTTCGGAGG AGTTACTCTGTTCCAATGCCTATTCCTCAAGGGGATTAATCTAACTTCACCAGCAATGGCAACAGCCATGCCAAACCTTGCTCCAGGCCTTATCTTCATAATTGCTTGGACTTGCAG GCTAGAAAAAGTTGCTCTAAGTTGCCTATACGGTAAAGTAAAGATTGTAGGCACATTGATGTGTGTGGTAGGTGCCCTTACAATGAGCTTAATGCAGAGCGCTGTCTCATCAAAAGATGCAAGGATTATAGCTCCTCCGACTGACGATGTCGTTTTcgacaaaaataaaatcatcgGTTGCATGTACCTCATGGCAGCGGTATTGGTTCTATCCAGCAACGTAGTCTTGCAG GCGACAACATTGGGTGACTTTCCTGCTCCGATGTCTTTGTGTGCCATAACATCATTAATTGGAGTGATTATAACTGCAATGGTGCAGCTGGTCGAAGATCATCAATTAAAATTGGGTTGGCCCCTTGTTAGCGTTAAGGACCTAATCGCCTTTTCTCTACTG GGAGGTACTGTGGGCGGAGCATGTGTAAGCTTCAACGGATGGGCAATGAGGAAGAGGGGACCGGTTCTTGTCTCAATGTTCAGCCCCATTGGAACAGTCATCTCAGTCATTCTCTCTTTTGTTACTTTAGGGGAGACAATTTCATTAGGAAG CCTTGCTGGAATGTTCCTCATGTTCACCGGTCTCTACTTCGTCTTGTGGGCTAAAGGAAAAGAAGTTTTCTCGGATGGGAATGGCCTGGAAAGTGAGTTCGATCCAGAGAAGCCTCTATTAAGTTAA